A region of Bacillus rossius redtenbacheri isolate Brsri chromosome 2, Brsri_v3, whole genome shotgun sequence DNA encodes the following proteins:
- the LOC134528935 gene encoding uncharacterized protein K02A2.6-like, with protein MFTRWVEAYPVSNVRSGTLVASLEGEVFPQFGYPAVLLSDNRGQFRGARWREACRKWGVKHHTTPMYYPRANPTERRNQEFKAQLRLQLGNDHTKWDIHIPNLLYYLRRQTNAATGYSPAELVQGQNLALPSVCRVAAAATEGEMGEALRIELSVMQDQARQRQEAYVQKTTPVAGRPSPPLEPGDMVHVRQHHLSSKAKNFNVGLAPKWSEPRQVIRKFGPTSYLVRTPSGQPAKIHRDDLRRAGGDQAESETTEVKGGSSGNRRLARSMDLEEETPHMNVRGSFGQGRRGVQRDVDVVTREPGASFCRADRGHEFREGTGQEPAG; from the coding sequence ATGTTCACGCGCTGGGTGGAGGCGTACCCAGTGTCCAACGTAAGGTCGGGTACACTGGTGGCGTCGTTGGAGGGGGAGGTGTTCCCCCAGTTTGGCTATCCGGCTGTGCTGTTGAGTGACAACAGGGGACAGTTCAGAGGTGCCCGCTGGCGGGAGGCATGCAGGAAGTGGGGGGTCAAGCACCACACGACCCCCATGTACTATCCCCgcgccaacccaaccgagagacggaaccaggaGTTCAAGGCTCAACTCCGTCTCCAGTTGGGAAACGATCACACGAAGTGGGACATACATATCCCTAACTTGCTTTATTATCTGAGACGTCAGACCAACGCCGCTACCGGGTACTCACCCGCGGAGCTGGTCCAGGGCCAGAACTTGGCCCTGCCGAGCGTGTGCCGGGTGGCTGCCGCGGCGACGGAGGGGGAGATGGGGGAGGCCCTCAGGATAGAGTTGTCCGTCATGCAGGACCAGGCACGTCAGCGCCAAGAGGCGTACGTCCAAAAGACGACGCCGGTGGCGGGACGTCCTTCCCCGCCGCTGGAACCCGGTGACATGGTGCATGTGCGGCAGCACCATCTGTCGTCCAAGGCTAAGAATTTCAATGTGGGGCTGGCTCCTAAATGGTCAGAGCCAAGGCAGGTCATCCGCAAGTTCGGGCCCACGTCGTACCTGGTACGGACGCCGAGCGGACAACCTGCAAAGATACACAGGGACGACCTTCGGCGGGCGGGAGGAGACCAGGCGGAGTCTGAGACGACAGAGGTGAAAGGGGGGTCATCGGGGAACAGGAGGCTGGCGCGGTCTATGGACCTGGAGGAGGAAACGCCCCATATGAATGTGCGGGGAAGTTTTGGCCAGGGGAGACGCGGGGTGCAGAGGGACGTGGATGTAGTCACACGAGAGCCAGGAGCAAGCTTTTGCCGCGCGGACAGAGGACACGAGTTCCGGGAGGGAACCGGACAGGAGCCCGCTGGCTAG